Proteins from a single region of Starkeya sp. ORNL1:
- a CDS encoding 2-aminoethylphosphonate ABC transporter permease subunit, with product MAEAVATSPRTRAGIGGWWILPPATLLALLFFYPLALIVRQAFLDDGGAPNAAEFLGVLQSRFFFNALINTVTISLSATLGCLVVGFVLALILAFVPFKGSVFIARLIDTFIALPTFLVTLAFTFLYGSAGVLNGALMHALALPLPPVDFLYSRWGVILAEVTVYSPFVLRPLLAAFSLVDRGQIEAASILGARPARIVAQVILPAALPALIAGGSLCLLLTVNEFGIVLFIGAKGVITLPLLIYSKAIQESAYQVACIVAVVNIALSLGLFSLYRFAAARFGS from the coding sequence GTGGCTGAGGCCGTCGCCACATCGCCGCGAACGAGGGCCGGGATCGGCGGCTGGTGGATCCTGCCGCCCGCCACGCTGCTTGCGCTGCTGTTCTTCTACCCGCTGGCCCTGATCGTGCGGCAGGCCTTCCTCGATGATGGCGGGGCGCCGAACGCCGCCGAATTCCTCGGCGTGCTCCAGTCGCGCTTCTTCTTCAACGCGCTCATCAACACTGTCACCATCTCGCTCTCGGCGACGCTCGGCTGTCTGGTGGTCGGCTTCGTGCTGGCGTTGATCCTCGCCTTCGTGCCGTTCAAGGGCAGCGTGTTCATCGCGCGGCTGATCGACACCTTCATCGCGCTGCCGACCTTCCTGGTCACGCTGGCCTTCACCTTCCTCTATGGCTCGGCCGGCGTGCTGAACGGCGCGCTGATGCATGCCCTGGCGCTGCCGCTGCCGCCGGTCGATTTCCTCTATTCGCGCTGGGGCGTCATCCTCGCCGAGGTCACCGTCTATTCGCCCTTCGTGCTCAGGCCCTTGCTGGCGGCGTTCTCGCTGGTCGACCGCGGCCAGATCGAGGCTGCCAGCATTCTCGGCGCTCGCCCGGCACGCATCGTGGCGCAGGTGATCCTGCCGGCGGCGCTGCCGGCCCTGATCGCGGGCGGCAGCCTCTGCCTGCTGCTCACCGTCAATGAGTTCGGCATCGTGCTGTTCATCGGCGCCAAGGGCGTCATCACCTTGCCGTTGCTGATCTATTCCAAGGCCATCCAGGAATCCGCCTACCAGGTCGCATGCATCGTCGCGGTGGTGAACATCGCGCTGTCGCTCGGCCTGTTCAGCCTGTACCGCTTCGCTGCGGCGCGTTTCGGGAGCTGA
- a CDS encoding ATP-binding cassette domain-containing protein: protein MPAVALVATDASDIGAAEVRGAGSNVAFDRVSVAYRGHVVLKPLTLDVAAGEILALIGPSGSGKTTALRAVAGFVKPASGRILIGATDVTNLPPYERGLGMVVQNYALFPHMRAADNVAFGLRAQGAEKGLIAQRVDHALGIVGMSAYARRFPRELSGGQQQRVAIARALAVRPRVLLLDEPLSALDAQIRRNMVEEIARLHRELPGLTILYVTHDQTEALTLADKIAIMRDGAVSAHGATAELYRRPPNRFTAEFLGRANLVPVTVAEAPGSNGFARVRMGETMLTAAGRDEKAGDAVLLCVRPQHLSLTPDGDHANSMVGTLRDVNWQGELTHLVLDVAGTVVRVAATRLPLELPEAGTAMTLYFAPGDTSLVPEDAGG from the coding sequence ATGCCGGCTGTCGCTCTCGTAGCTACGGACGCTTCGGATATCGGCGCTGCGGAGGTTCGCGGCGCCGGCTCCAATGTCGCCTTTGACCGGGTCAGCGTCGCCTATCGTGGCCATGTGGTGCTGAAGCCGCTGACGCTGGACGTGGCGGCGGGCGAGATCCTGGCGCTGATCGGGCCATCGGGTTCGGGCAAGACCACGGCGCTGCGTGCGGTCGCCGGCTTCGTCAAACCGGCGAGCGGCCGCATTCTGATCGGCGCCACCGACGTCACCAATCTGCCGCCCTATGAGCGCGGGCTGGGCATGGTGGTGCAGAACTACGCGCTGTTCCCACATATGCGGGCGGCAGATAACGTCGCTTTCGGCTTGCGCGCGCAAGGCGCGGAGAAGGGGCTGATCGCCCAGCGGGTCGATCATGCGCTGGGCATCGTCGGCATGTCAGCCTATGCTAGGCGCTTTCCGCGCGAACTATCCGGCGGCCAGCAGCAGCGCGTCGCCATTGCACGTGCCCTGGCGGTGCGCCCGCGGGTGCTGCTGCTGGACGAGCCGCTCTCCGCGCTCGACGCACAGATCCGCCGCAACATGGTCGAGGAGATCGCACGGCTGCATCGCGAGCTGCCGGGCCTCACCATCCTCTATGTAACCCACGACCAGACCGAGGCGCTGACGCTGGCCGACAAGATCGCCATCATGCGCGACGGCGCGGTGTCCGCCCACGGCGCGACCGCCGAACTCTATCGGCGCCCGCCCAACCGCTTCACCGCCGAGTTTCTCGGCCGCGCCAATCTGGTGCCTGTCACGGTAGCCGAAGCACCGGGATCAAACGGCTTCGCGCGCGTCCGGATGGGCGAGACCATGCTCACCGCCGCCGGACGGGATGAGAAGGCGGGCGACGCCGTGCTGCTCTGCGTCCGCCCGCAGCATCTCTCGCTCACGCCGGACGGGGACCACGCCAATTCCATGGTCGGCACGCTGCGCGACGTGAACTGGCAGGGCGAGTTGACCCATCTGGTGCTCGACGTCGCAGGCACGGTGGTGCGCGTCGCCGCCACCCGCCTGCCGCTCGAATTGCCGGAAGCCGGCACGGCGATGACGCTCTATTTTGCGCCCGGCGACACCTCGCTGGTTCCGGAGGATGCCGGTGGCTGA
- a CDS encoding 2-aminoethylphosphonate ABC transporter substrate-binding protein, which yields MKRALAAAAALVVSLAVPAYADSSVVTIYSADGLHDGKGSWYETQFDAFTKATGIKVQYIEGGSGGVVERIAKEKSNPQADVLVTLPPFVQRAAADGLLQNYTPEAAAQIDGGAPMYQPLVNNYMNFIYDSAKLSAAPASYKDLLDPKFKGKIQYSTPGQAGDGTAVMLQVIHAFGSEEAGFDFLKKLQHNNVGPSASTGKLTALVNKGELFVANGDLQMNMSQMADNPNIKVFWPAGTDGTRSTFALPYYIGLVTGAPNGDNGKKLIDFLLSKDVQATVSSIAIGIPARKDVTPTDANFTRLHDAMQGVTVWQPDWNEVLRKLPAYVKRWNEATGS from the coding sequence ATGAAGCGCGCTCTTGCCGCCGCCGCGGCTTTGGTCGTCAGCCTTGCCGTACCGGCATATGCGGACAGCTCCGTCGTGACCATCTATTCGGCCGACGGCCTCCATGACGGCAAGGGTAGCTGGTACGAGACCCAGTTCGACGCCTTCACCAAGGCGACCGGGATCAAGGTCCAGTACATCGAGGGCGGCTCCGGCGGCGTGGTCGAACGCATCGCCAAGGAGAAGTCAAACCCGCAGGCCGACGTGCTGGTGACGCTGCCGCCCTTCGTGCAGCGCGCGGCCGCCGACGGGCTGTTGCAGAATTATACGCCGGAAGCTGCAGCGCAGATCGATGGCGGCGCGCCGATGTACCAGCCGCTCGTCAATAATTACATGAACTTCATCTATGACAGCGCCAAGCTGTCGGCGGCGCCGGCGAGCTACAAGGATCTGCTCGATCCGAAGTTCAAGGGCAAGATCCAGTATTCCACCCCCGGCCAGGCCGGCGACGGCACCGCCGTCATGCTGCAGGTCATCCACGCCTTCGGCAGCGAGGAGGCCGGCTTCGATTTCCTCAAGAAGCTGCAGCACAACAATGTCGGCCCGTCGGCCTCCACCGGCAAGCTGACCGCGCTCGTCAACAAGGGCGAGCTGTTCGTCGCCAATGGCGACCTGCAGATGAACATGTCGCAGATGGCCGACAACCCGAACATCAAGGTATTCTGGCCGGCCGGCACGGATGGCACCCGCTCGACCTTCGCACTGCCCTACTATATCGGCCTGGTGACCGGCGCGCCGAACGGCGACAACGGCAAGAAGCTGATCGACTTCCTGCTTTCGAAGGATGTGCAGGCGACCGTCTCTTCCATCGCCATCGGCATCCCGGCGCGCAAGGACGTCACCCCGACCGACGCCAACTTCACCCGGCTGCATGACGCCATGCAGGGTGTGACCGTGTGGCAGCCGGACTGGAACGAGGTGCTGCGGAAGCTGCCCGCCTACGTCAAGCGCTGGAACGAAGCGACCGGCTCCTGA
- a CDS encoding YhaN family protein, which translates to MRFHSLGLDRYGRFTDRVLEFDPNSRVTIVQGANEAGKTTALAAVTDALYGIELRSRFDFLHASKDMRISARIAAVDGRGLAFARLKRRTATLVDLETGAPLNDDCLAPFLGAHDRRAFLDIFGLDQARLRAGGRSLLAGGGDLAEALVAAAPGLGQVARLRDDFQARAAKTFNPDRRTASHEFYVAMERRKAAHALVSEQEVRVTEVRRLREEAEAAAAARGHAVGAETDAGLAADRARALGRAARELRTLDIQLAARAALGDVPSMPAGFVARARDLLAAIEKARAAVATADGEHAAAEAALNAIALDDEILGLAEAIESSDEARAAVQAELRSLPNRRNEATEARGALVRIATGLGLADVETLRQRLPGAPLLARADALVDRLAAVEVRSATLADAERNLAARRTELEQGRGADAPVEDPASLRRRLAALDGAEARERALRSLDHRLAASRTDLAERATRLAIGIADADALAVRPLPLLAAAEAGLRHTRETAEAVTRQGQAHADLVEQLAQLETRLAAINAGRPAPTDAAIETARRERDALWGAVRPLVLLERGPAEGDRAAALGLDRALGAADLLADERLRETERLADLASAERDIATLKIRIDAAQLRLTEADARHEGSSAAWRELWAASRLAPPADESAIALLREAETIRVARETARKEAAEAAGQREETRREREDYARLRADLGLPVAGEAPMRMAELRDALGEREARFQQARDRERDLGGLGKQQADLANRSAEIARERHAVAEEAATVFPLLAIRTGAPVEEARAALGLWREALTFDEKLGTAEHRVAGIERDEANFIARVRDAQQRAGLAAEGDAFEAVRHLRSRLDAARQARSRADAAATALETRRAALEQARAALERGEAALAILVEPLPAAAREPLPPLLDRLEQAVTIDARLKEIGERLADLRGSRSEADIRADIADRDDEALARLAAEADAAHAAARQARDLAVERDTKAQTALKALDQREGAAAAAQDEQDALAEIAGAVERFTRDHVAARLLGAAIERYRQQHQNPIVERASHAFAALTGGRWEGIGIDYDQDPPRLAALRDGQLLGVEALSEGTADQLFLALRIAAIEEHARRATPLPFIADDLFVTFDEPRTEAALRLLAELGAVTQVIVFTHHEHVVEWGTRALGDGVGVIRL; encoded by the coding sequence ATGAGGTTCCACAGCCTCGGCCTCGACCGTTACGGCCGCTTCACGGACCGCGTGCTGGAGTTCGACCCAAACTCGCGCGTTACCATCGTCCAGGGTGCCAATGAGGCGGGCAAGACCACGGCGCTGGCGGCGGTGACCGATGCGCTGTACGGCATCGAGCTGCGATCCCGCTTCGATTTCCTGCATGCATCGAAGGATATGCGTATTTCCGCGCGCATCGCGGCAGTGGACGGGCGCGGGCTCGCCTTCGCCCGGCTGAAGCGCCGTACCGCCACGCTGGTCGATCTCGAGACCGGTGCGCCGCTGAACGATGACTGCCTCGCGCCCTTCCTCGGCGCGCATGACCGGCGGGCCTTCCTCGACATTTTCGGCCTCGACCAGGCCCGCCTGCGCGCCGGCGGGCGCAGCCTGCTGGCCGGCGGCGGCGATCTCGCCGAGGCGCTGGTGGCGGCGGCGCCCGGCCTCGGCCAGGTGGCCCGCTTGCGCGACGATTTCCAGGCACGGGCGGCCAAGACCTTCAATCCCGACCGCCGCACCGCCTCGCACGAATTCTATGTCGCGATGGAAAGGCGCAAGGCCGCTCATGCCCTGGTAAGCGAGCAGGAAGTGCGCGTCACCGAAGTAAGACGCCTGCGCGAGGAAGCCGAGGCGGCGGCCGCGGCCCGCGGCCACGCGGTTGGCGCAGAGACTGATGCCGGTCTTGCCGCCGACCGCGCCCGTGCGCTCGGCCGGGCGGCGAGGGAGCTTCGCACTCTCGATATCCAATTGGCTGCCCGTGCGGCGCTGGGCGATGTGCCCTCCATGCCGGCCGGCTTCGTCGCCCGGGCGCGCGACCTGCTGGCGGCGATCGAGAAGGCGAGGGCGGCTGTCGCCACGGCCGACGGCGAACACGCCGCCGCCGAGGCAGCGCTCAACGCCATCGCGCTCGATGACGAAATCCTTGGCCTCGCTGAGGCGATCGAGAGCTCCGACGAGGCGCGCGCCGCGGTACAGGCCGAGCTGCGCAGCCTGCCCAATCGCCGTAACGAGGCGACCGAGGCGCGCGGCGCGCTGGTGCGCATCGCTACCGGCCTCGGCCTTGCCGATGTGGAAACGCTGCGCCAGCGCCTGCCCGGCGCGCCGTTGCTGGCGCGCGCCGATGCCCTGGTCGACCGGCTTGCCGCGGTCGAGGTGCGCAGCGCAACGCTTGCCGACGCCGAGCGCAATCTGGCGGCGCGGCGCACTGAGCTGGAGCAGGGGCGCGGCGCCGACGCGCCGGTCGAGGATCCGGCCTCGCTGCGGCGCCGGCTTGCCGCGCTGGACGGTGCCGAGGCGCGCGAGCGCGCCTTGCGCAGTCTCGATCACCGACTGGCGGCGAGCCGCACCGATCTCGCCGAGCGGGCCACGCGCCTCGCCATCGGCATTGCCGACGCTGATGCGCTCGCCGTGCGGCCGCTTCCGCTGCTCGCCGCAGCGGAAGCCGGCCTGCGGCACACGCGGGAGACCGCTGAAGCGGTGACGCGTCAAGGGCAAGCGCATGCCGACCTCGTCGAACAGCTCGCCCAGCTGGAGACGCGGCTTGCCGCCATCAATGCCGGCCGTCCGGCGCCGACCGATGCGGCGATCGAGACCGCCCGCCGCGAACGCGACGCGCTATGGGGCGCGGTGCGTCCGCTGGTGCTGCTGGAGCGCGGCCCGGCGGAAGGCGACCGCGCCGCCGCTTTGGGGCTCGACCGTGCCCTCGGTGCCGCCGATCTGCTGGCCGATGAGCGCCTGCGCGAGACCGAACGCCTCGCCGACCTCGCGAGCGCCGAGCGCGACATTGCCACGCTGAAGATCCGCATCGACGCCGCACAGCTACGCCTCACCGAAGCCGACGCGCGGCACGAAGGCTCCAGCGCGGCCTGGCGCGAGCTGTGGGCGGCAAGTCGCCTCGCGCCGCCGGCGGATGAGAGCGCCATCGCCTTGTTGCGCGAGGCGGAGACGATCCGCGTCGCCCGCGAGACGGCACGCAAGGAGGCGGCCGAGGCTGCGGGCCAGCGCGAGGAGACGCGCCGCGAGCGCGAGGATTATGCCCGGCTGCGCGCCGATCTCGGCCTGCCGGTGGCCGGCGAGGCGCCGATGCGCATGGCGGAACTGCGCGATGCGCTGGGTGAGCGCGAGGCGCGCTTCCAGCAGGCCCGAGACCGCGAGCGCGACCTTGGCGGACTCGGCAAGCAGCAGGCCGATCTCGCCAACCGCAGCGCCGAGATCGCCCGCGAGCGCCACGCGGTGGCCGAGGAAGCCGCCACGGTGTTTCCGCTGCTCGCCATCCGCACCGGGGCGCCGGTCGAGGAGGCGCGGGCGGCGCTCGGCCTCTGGCGCGAGGCGCTCACCTTCGACGAGAAGCTCGGCACCGCGGAGCACCGCGTCGCCGGCATCGAGCGCGACGAGGCGAATTTCATCGCGCGGGTCCGCGACGCGCAGCAGCGCGCCGGGCTCGCCGCCGAGGGCGACGCCTTCGAGGCGGTGCGGCATCTGCGATCACGGCTCGACGCCGCCCGGCAGGCGCGTTCACGGGCCGATGCCGCCGCCACGGCGCTGGAGACCCGGCGCGCGGCGCTGGAGCAGGCGCGCGCGGCACTGGAGCGCGGCGAGGCGGCGCTCGCCATTCTCGTCGAGCCGTTGCCGGCGGCTGCGCGCGAACCCTTGCCGCCATTGCTCGACCGGCTGGAGCAGGCGGTGACGATCGATGCCAGGCTCAAGGAGATTGGCGAACGGCTGGCTGATCTGCGCGGCTCGCGCAGCGAGGCCGATATCCGCGCCGATATCGCGGACCGGGACGACGAGGCGCTGGCCCGTCTCGCCGCCGAGGCGGACGCCGCCCACGCCGCAGCACGGCAGGCGCGCGATCTGGCGGTGGAGCGCGATACAAAGGCGCAGACCGCGCTGAAGGCACTGGACCAGCGCGAGGGCGCGGCCGCCGCGGCGCAGGACGAGCAGGACGCGCTGGCCGAGATCGCCGGCGCGGTAGAGCGCTTCACCCGCGATCATGTGGCAGCGCGGCTGCTCGGCGCCGCCATCGAGCGCTACCGCCAGCAGCACCAGAACCCCATCGTCGAGCGCGCCTCGCACGCCTTCGCCGCGCTGACCGGCGGGCGCTGGGAGGGCATCGGCATCGATTATGACCAGGACCCACCGCGGCTGGCCGCCTTGCGGGACGGCCAGTTGCTCGGCGTCGAGGCGCTGTCGGAAGGTACCGCCGACCAGCTGTTCCTCGCATTGCGCATCGCAGCCATCGAGGAACATGCCCGCCGCGCCACCCCCTTGCCCTTCATCGCCGACGACCTGTTCGTGACCTTCGACGAGCCTCGCACCGAAGCCGCGCTGCGCCTGCTGGCGGAACTCGGTGCGGTGACGCAGGTGATCGTCTTCACCCACCACGAGCATGTGGTGGAGTGGGGCACGCGGGCCTTGGGCGATGGAGTAGGGGTAATCCGGCTGTAG
- a CDS encoding DNA repair exonuclease, translating into MSSFKFLHAADLHLDSPLRGLARRGAIAGAFVEASRRALENLVSVAISEQVAFLIIAGDIYDGDWRDYATGQFFVRQMGRLARADIPVFTIRGNHDAESVVSKSLPLPTNVRSFSVRAVESVAIEELRVTLHGRGFANRHVADNVALEYPPATPGYFNIGLLHTSLTGRDGHDVYAPCSVEDLERAGYDYWALGHIHQREVVPGRSTIVFPGNLQGRHARETGPKGATLVTVTDGRIAGLEALTLDAARFEHVMLDLSGIEARAALEERVRDAIRAAREAADRPLALRLTLHGETVLHGHLSANAGQVAEDAQAIAAEVGDDVLIEKLRNATTGPRGFALSAAIGFDEILAAIAAEPGFRDDIAGTLAEIRGKAPADALKLLGDDTADIGQVAVAAIASAQQAVLAALGGIATEPGEPQP; encoded by the coding sequence ATGTCCTCCTTCAAATTCCTCCATGCCGCCGACCTGCATCTCGACAGCCCGCTGCGCGGTCTCGCCCGGCGCGGCGCGATCGCCGGCGCTTTCGTCGAGGCCTCGCGCCGGGCGCTGGAGAATCTGGTCTCGGTGGCGATCAGCGAGCAGGTGGCGTTCCTGATCATCGCCGGCGACATCTATGATGGCGACTGGCGCGACTACGCCACCGGGCAGTTCTTCGTGCGGCAGATGGGGCGGCTGGCACGCGCCGACATCCCGGTCTTCACCATTCGCGGCAATCACGACGCCGAATCCGTCGTCAGCAAGAGCCTGCCGCTGCCGACCAATGTGCGCAGCTTTTCGGTGCGCGCGGTGGAATCGGTCGCGATCGAGGAATTGCGCGTGACACTGCACGGGCGCGGTTTCGCCAACCGGCACGTCGCTGACAATGTCGCGCTCGAATATCCGCCGGCAACGCCCGGCTATTTCAATATCGGCCTCCTGCACACCTCGCTCACCGGTCGCGACGGCCACGATGTCTATGCGCCGTGCTCGGTCGAGGATCTGGAGCGGGCCGGCTATGATTATTGGGCGCTCGGCCATATCCACCAGCGCGAGGTGGTGCCGGGGCGGAGCACCATCGTATTCCCCGGCAATCTCCAGGGCCGCCACGCCCGCGAGACCGGCCCGAAGGGCGCCACGCTGGTCACCGTCACCGACGGGCGCATCGCCGGATTGGAGGCGCTGACGCTCGACGCCGCGCGCTTCGAGCATGTCATGCTTGATCTCTCCGGCATCGAGGCCAGGGCCGCGCTCGAGGAGCGGGTGCGCGATGCCATCAGGGCCGCCCGCGAGGCCGCCGACCGTCCGCTGGCGCTGCGCCTGACGCTGCATGGCGAGACCGTGCTCCACGGCCATCTCTCCGCCAATGCCGGGCAGGTGGCCGAGGACGCGCAGGCCATTGCCGCCGAGGTCGGCGACGACGTGCTGATCGAGAAGCTGCGCAACGCCACGACCGGCCCGCGCGGCTTTGCCTTGTCCGCCGCCATCGGCTTCGACGAGATCCTCGCCGCCATTGCCGCCGAGCCTGGCTTCCGGGACGACATCGCCGGCACGCTGGCCGAGATCCGCGGCAAGGCCCCGGCGGATGCCCTGAAGCTGCTCGGCGACGACACCGCCGATATCGGGCAGGTGGCGGTAGCTGCAATTGCTTCCGCGCAGCAGGCGGTACTGGCCGCGCTCGGCGGCATTGCGACCGAACCCGGCGAGCCTCAGCCATGA